Proteins from one Pochonia chlamydosporia 170 chromosome Unknown PCv3seq00021, whole genome shotgun sequence genomic window:
- a CDS encoding glycoside hydrolase (similar to Auricularia delicata TFB-10046 SS5 XP_007341361.1), translated as MRFQFIAAAGLLPLTALAESCQPYKLSITAARSSTRWTDCKPGECTGRMQMFDVTVNNTGTTWVVSQPYVAVTLKGDGLTTYRQGKITRLRPGDSAILELGVQTNTVHVNRMVNATAHWDDGGSCQDSTAFGFTASYGIPDYQPNVASVSNHEAPNWYRDAKFGIFIHWGVYSVPAYEDEWYWWRQEFKNSDVYKHHLATYGENVVYDDFIANFTAANFNPKDWMDLISDAGAKYFVPTTKHHDGFALFNMSSNISNRNSVRLGPKRDLLGELFAAARQYHPEIHRGTYFSIPEFFTPASPKNSGVGSAFYQGAPKNAYTGAEVPYTGFVQNDFVSGIQLPQMNILANNYGTELMWCDIGGVSMSDQFAANFFNKAFSENKPVVMNDRCGAVNGQKVPGDYGTPENTVNLKFDPKLWEVCRTVDPNSWGYRADTPDSAYMTPTTIVYTLLDAISKGGNLLLNIGPRPDGTIKEIMQTNLRSAGTWIKAHSESIFGTKYWPLGKGGSGNFRYTETDHAFYIHYLTKPSGSITITDPIPWIQGDTVTVVGGSKNGATVSASASGNSIVLHVPQEISDADQYAWTFKIAY; from the exons ATGCGCTTCCAATTTATCGCAGCGGCAGGCCTTCTGCCATTGACCGCGTTAGCGGAGAGCTGCCAGC CATACAAGCTTAGCATTACCGCCGCTAGGTCCTCCACAAGATGGACGGATTGCAAACCCGGGGAATGTACCGGAAGGATGCAGATGTTCGACGTCACCGTCAACAACACCGGCACAACCTGGGTTGTATCTCAACCATACGTTGCTGTCACCCTTAAGGGCGATGGCCTCACAACGTACCGACAAGGCAAGATTACGCGCCTTCGCCCCGGCGACTCCGCCATCTTGGAACTCGGCGTGCAGACCAATACTGTCCATGTGAACCGAATGGTCAATGCCACCGCTCACTGGGACGATGGAGGCTCCTGCCAAGACTCGACTGCCTTTGGCTTTACGGCTTCATATGGAATCCCGGATTACCAGCCCAACGTCGCCTCTGTGAGCAACCACGAAGCTCCGAATTGGTATCGTGACGCCAAGTTCGGTATATTCATCCACTGGGGTGTATATTCCGTACCGGCATATGAAGATGAGTG GTACTGGTGGAGACAAGAGTTTAAAAACTCTGATGTCTACAAGCACCACCTGGCGACTTACGGCGAGAATGTCGTATACGAtgacttcatcgccaattTTACTGctgccaacttcaacccCAAAGACTGGATGGACCTGATTAGCGATGCTGGAGCGAAGTACTTTGTGCCCACCACAAAACATCACGACGGATTCGCCCTATTCAACATGTCCTCAAACATTTCGAACCGAAATTCAGTCCGACTAGGTCCGAAAAGGGATCTCCTTGGC GAGCTTTTCGCCGCCGCGAGGCAATATCACCCTGAGATCCACCGCGGTACCTACTTCAGCATTCCCGAATTCTTCACCCCAGCCTCACCCAAAAACAGCGGAGTCGGTAGCGCCTTCTACCAGGGTGCCCCGAAGAACGCATACACAGGCGCAGAGGTCCCATACACTGGCTTCGTGCAGAATGACTTTGTCTCTGGCATCCAGCTGCCTCAGAtgaacatcttggccaacaaTTACGGCACAGAACTCATGTGGTGTGATATCGGCGGCGTGTCGATGTCAGACCAGTTCGCAGCCAACTTTTTTAACAAGGCCTTCAGCGAAAACAAACCGGTCGTGATGAACGACCGCTGCGGCGCCGTGAACGGCCAGAAAGTCCCGGGCGATTACGGCACGcccgaaaatacggtcaacCTCAAATTTGATCCTAAACTATGGGAAGTGTGCCGCACCGTGGATCCCAACTCATGGGGCTACAGAGCGGATACGCCCGACTCCGCTTACATGACCCCAACTACCATCGTGTACACGCTCCTCGATGCCATTTCCAAGGGTGGTAACCTGTTGCTGAACATAGGTCCTAGGCCGGATGGTACGATCAAGGAGATTATGCAGACGAACCTGCGTAGTGCCGGTACATGGATCAAGGCTCACTCTGAAAGCATTTTTGGCACCAAGTACTGGCCTCTTGGCAAAGGTGGATCTGGCAACTTCCGGTACACCGAGACCGATCATGCATTCTACATACACTACCTCACGAAACCAAGTGGATCCATCACCATTACCGACCCGATCCCTTGGATACAGGGCGACACCGTCACCGTTGTGGGTGGGTCCAAAAACGGCGCTACGGTCAGCGCTAGCGCGTCTGGTAACAGCATCGTTCTGCATGTACCTCAGGAGATTTCCGATGCTGACCAGTACGCTTGGACTTTCAAGATTGCGTACTGA